In Haliscomenobacter hydrossis DSM 1100, the DNA window CCGCCATTCCGATCCTGATTATCGAATTGGAAGACCTGGATTTTGCCAACGAAATAGCGGCGTATCAGCAGGTCAAAGACCTGATTTTTCAGGAATACGGCCCCGGTGTACACCGCAAACAGCCATGATCTATCTGTAGTTATGGAGCATCCTGCCTGCGGCAGGATTACACGCCTAAATTTTTTACCCGCAGATCGCGCAGATTTCCGCAGATTTTATCCTTTTGAAAAAAATCTGCGGAAATCTGCGCGATCTGCGGGTGAAAAAATAACAATATGCCTGCCGTAGGCGGGCACAACAATTATTTTGCCTGATGATTTCACTACAAGCTTACCATACTTTTGGGGTAAACGTCCACGCTGAGGCGCTGATTGAAATTGATACGGTCGATACCCTGCTGGAGTTCATTCAAACCCAGCCCAAGCGGCCTTTTTTCATTCTGGGTGGAGGAAGTAATGTGCTGTTTCGACAAGATTTGGCCGCTGCGGTTTTACTTAACCGCATCAAAGGCAAAGAGGTGGTGGAAGCCGATGAAGACACGGTAACCATCTGTGTAGGTGGCGGCGAAAACTGGCATGAGTTGGTGCTCTGGACTTTGGAAAACAATTGGGGCGGTCTGGAAAACCTTTCGCTAATTCCCGGTACGGTGGGGGCAGCGCCCATTCAAAACATCGGGGCTTATGGGGTCGAACTCAAAGATTCATTTGTGGGACTTGAAGCCATTGAAATGAGCACGGGCGAAGAAATGGTTTTTTCTGCCGAAGACTGTGCGTTTGGCTACCGCGACAGCTATTTTAAACGCGAAGGTAAAGGCAAATACTTCATTACCCAGGTATATTTTAACCTGCAAAAGCAGCCTCAGGTCAATACGGCTTATGGGGCCATTCAAGAAGTATTGCAAGCAGCTCAAATTGAACATCCTACCGTAAAAGACCTGAGTGATGCCGTGGTGAAAATCCGCAGCGCTAAACTTCCCGATCCGGCCGTGCTGGGCAATGGGGGGAGTTTTTTTAAAAACCCGGAAATAGAACCCGCACTTTTCATCCAATTGCAAGCCAACTATCCAAAGATGCCCAATTACCCCGCCAGTGCTGGAAAAATCAAGGTTCCCGCAGGTTGGTTGATTGAGCAATGCGGCTGGAAAGGGCAACGCCGGGGCAATGCGGGTTGTTATGAAAAGCAGGCCCTGGTACTGGTCAATTTAGGTGGTGCCACTGGGGCGGAGATCTGGAATTTGGCCCAGGAAATTAGGGCTTCGGTACAAATGAAATTTGGAATTGATCTGGAGGTGGAAATCAATGTGCTTTGAGGCTTACTCCGGATGAATCGTCTCAAAATTCCCCGTTTTCCGGTTTTTGCGCACATTATCCCAATTGAAATAGCGGCCATTCATCACCACGTAAATGCCCGGGGGTAACATTTGAACAAAGGCCAGAGCGCTGCCCATGTTGAAAAATCCATCCGAAGAAGTGCCGAAGGCGTAGGGAATCATCGCCCCGGTGAGTACGATGGTTTTGTTTTCAATGTTGGCATTGGCCAGATACGTTGCTGTTTGTACAATTGTATCGGTGCCGTGGGTAATCAAAATCCGAGCATGTTCATTGCGCTGACAATTGTGGGCGATGATGGAGCGGTCGGCGTCGGTCATTTCCAGGCTATCGATCATCATCAGGGTTTTGACATCGATATCCAGGGTGCAGCGCCCGGTGACCAACATCTTGGGCAGGTGGGTATCCTGGAAATACAATTTCCCTTCAATGTAATTGTACTCCTTGTCAAAAGTACCGCCAGTTACGAAGATCTGAACCATTACTTAATAAAAGTGGGTAGAGACGCGATGTTGTATCGCGTCTCTACATGATGAATCCTGCAAAATTAACTTATTCTACTTTAAATTTCGTGTCATCAATGCCCTTATTCCATTCTACCGACTTCACGCTGAATTCCAGCGGAAAAGGAAGTGCGCCAGTGATGGTGACTTTACGGGGGAAATAAATTCCATCTTTGGCCTGGTAATCCCCAAATTCCAGGGTAGTGGTTCCTGCCTCGGTGGCCTCCATGTTTTTCACCATGTAACCCGTTTTGACGTCGAAAAAGGTGGTTTCTTTGTTCCCTTTGGGGTCTTCGATGACAATTTTGTGGGCATCCGCGCCATTGATTGCCTCGACACCCTTGTAGCTGAGTTTGTGCCCCGTTTTGCTATAATGCAACTCGGGGAAAATGGCAGCATCGTAGGAGCTTTTAACCAAATCATTTTCGCTCATGGCCGCTGCTTGTCCTTGTTGGGTCACCTGGCCTTTTTTGCCATCGTACACCGTGGACTGCATCACGTTGCCGCCTACGCTGACCGAAATCGAGAGCTTGCCCGGTTCTTTTTTCAGGGAAACCATTTCGAGGGGCATGCCCTGTACCGTGGCTTCCATCGTGACGGCCTCGTCCTTGATGGTCATGAGTTTTTCTTTGCCCCCAATGGCCTGGACGTACTTCTCGATCACCTGTTCGGCAGTGATGCCTCCGGGATTGGAGGCAGCGCTGGGTGCTTTTATGGGGTTGCCATAGTTGTCGTAATAATTGACAGGCCCAAAAGTTTTGAGTTTTTCGGCTACATCATCCTGACTGCCTACCACTACAATGTGCGCATTTTCAGGTAGCAGGTACTTTTGCGCAGCAGCTTGCAGGTTTTCAGCAGTGATTTTGCTGAGGCGCTCGAGGTAGGTGCTGTAATAGTCCTTGGGTAGCCCATAACGAGCGATATTGAGCGCATAGCGCGCAATGGTTTGAGGTCTTTCCAAGCCCATGGCAAAAGTACCCGCCATGACTGCCTTGACCCGGTTCAATTCCTCTGCACTGGCTTTGGTGTCGCGCATAAGTTTGAATTCCTTCATGAACTCAACGATGGCGCTATCGGTTACCGAATTGCGGAAACTACCCGAAGCGGAGAAAGATCCGACTTCCAGGTCTGGATTGATGCTGGAGTAAGCACCGTAAGTATAACCTTTGTCCTCGCGCAGATTCAAATAAAAACGGCTGGATGCATCCGCTCCCAAGAGGTTGTTCATTACAATTGTCGCGAGGTAATCAGGTTGGTTCAATTTGAGTTGGATGGGGTAGGTAATCTCGATGACCGATTGTACCGAACCATCGCGGTTTACCAGGTTCACCTGGGTAGACTTGGGTGGTGTTGGAGCAGCAAATGGAGTTTTAGCCACAGTACCTTTTTGCCACTTCCCAAAATACTGGGTTGCCTTTGCCAAAGCAGCTGCCGGAGTGATGTCTCCTACGATGATCAAATAAGATACATTTGGCTTAAAGTAAGTTTGGTAATATTTCTGGCATTGCTCCAACGTGATTTTATTCACGGTAGTTTCGGTGGGTAATTCACCATATGGGTGGATTTTTCCATAACTTACCACACTGGCAACGTTGCTGGCAATGGCTTCGGGGTCTTCTTTGGCTTCGGCCAGACCGGACAAAGTCTGCTTCTTCAATTTTTCAAACTCGTCGGCAGGAAAAGTAGGATTGAAAAGTATATCGCTCATCAGGGCCAGTACTTTATCCTGGTGTTTGGTTAATCCCGATCCAAATAAACCACTGGCACTTGAGCTAATGTTGGCTCCAATAAAATCGATGGCTTCATCCAGTTGGGCCTTGGTTTTGGTTTTGGTACCACTGCGCAACAAGGCTCCCGCCATGTCACTGACGCCCGCATATTCACCTTCGAGGCTGATGGGGGCGTCTACAAATACCTGAAAGGAAACCTTGGGTAGTTTGTGGTTCTCTACTACGATAACTTTAAGCCCGTTGGGTAAAACGTTCTGCACATAATTTCCCAATTGTATTTTGGGTGCAGGAAGGGCTGCTGGAGCTTTTTTGCGGAAATCCTCCTGAGCTTTTAAGCTCAGGCTGAGACAAAGACCCAATGCAAAACAAATGAACCAAATGATGTATTTTTTCATGTTGTAACAATTCTTTGGGTTGATCAATTATTGTTTTTGTTCAGGCAACCAGTACAGCACAACGCGATTGTTTTTGTCCAGGTATTTTTTGGCTACCCGTTGCAAATCCTCCCGTGTAACTTTCAAATAACGGCTGATGTTGGTATTGATCAAATTGGCATCGCCATAATATACTTCAAAGTTGGCCAAATTCTCGGCAATGCCCAGCAAAGTACTATTTTCATCTACCAGGTTTGCTTCCAGCTGATTGCGCAACTTTTGGAACTCTGTTTCAGGCACCAATGCAGTTTTTACTTTTTCAATCTCAAAATCAAGAGCTTCTTCTACTTTGGAGGGTTCCGCGCCCAGATTGGCAATTCCCAGAATGATGGTAGCACCGGGCTGCTCCAGCGGTAGGGAGACGGATTGGGCGGCCACGGCTACTTGCTTTTCATCTACCAATGCCTTGTAAATGCGTGAACTTTGGCCTCCAGACAACAAACGATTGAGCATCTCCAAAGCATAAAAGTCAGGATCAGTTTGGGCCGGCGTGCGGTAGGCCAAAAATACCCCCGGCAATTGTACCTTGTCGTAAATGGTGTCTCTTAGTTCTTTGCCCAAAGGAGCTTCTACCACCGTTGGGCGATAAATGGGGCGGGTACTTTTGGGAATCGTGGAGAAGTACTTCTCGATCATGGGTTTGATCAGGGCTGGATTAAAATCACCGGCAATGGTCAATACCGCATTATTGGGTACGTAAAAGTCTTTGTAAAAATTGACGTAATCAGACTCGGTGGCACGGTCGAGGTGTTCCATCGAACCAATGGGGGTCCAGCGATAAGGGTGAGTTTTGAAAAGGCGCAACGCCATTTCTTCCAAAAATCGCCCGTAAGGTTGGTTGTCGATCCGTTGGCGACGCTCTTCCTTGACCACTTGCCGTTGGGTTTCGATGCCCTTGGGTTCAATCTTGGCGTGCAGCATCCGTTCGGATTCCAACCAAAGGGCCAAAGGCAATTGGTTAGAAGGTAATACTTCGTAATAGTACGTGCGGTCTTGCGAAGTGTTTGCGTTGTTTTGCCCACCAGCACCGGAAAGGTACTTGTCAAACTCCCCGCGCCCTACGTTTGCAGAGCCTTCAAAAAGCAAGTGTTCAAAAAAATGCGCAAAACCGGTTCGTTCCGGGTTCTCATTTTTTGAACCTACATGGTACAGTACAGACACCACCGCGATTGGCGTGGAATGGTCTTCGTGCAGAATCACTTTGAGGCCATTGCTCAGGGTGTAACGTTCGAATTTCACGGGATTCATCTGGGCTTTAGCCAAGAACGGAATCCCCAGAAAGCATAACAGCAGGGAACACCAAATGCGCATAAGATTACAGTTTAATGGAAGAATAAATGCATTGCTGTATAGTAAAGCAGCTATGCAGGTCAAATGTTGTCAATAGAACGCAGTTGGTGAAAATTCTTGGATAAAAAATTGGGAGAATATCGACAAAAGAGAGGAAGGAAGGGTTCGGGAGTTCGTAGTTCGAGGGTTCAACCGGGCACCTCGACTCCGCTCGGCGACCGGTTGAACCCTCGAACTACGAACCCTCGAACCCTATATTTACGCTACTTTATCCGCGCAGCTAGAGCTCGCAAAGGCATCCGGTTTTGCTTTGAATTCAAAACCCATCGACACAATGTAGCCCATGGCCTCTTTCAGTGCCACATTGGATTCAAAGTGTGGATCGGTGTTGATGTCTGCGTGTACTTCCAGTTCCACGTCGTATTTGTCCAGTAAGTCACAAAGGGCATAAGCTACCTCGATGGATTTGGACACTTCAAAAATCATCCGCTCGCGCAAACTCATGCGCCGCGTTTCACGGCTGTTTTGAATGTACATGAAACCGCCTTTTTTTTCCCGCAGGAAAACAATGACCGTTGCATATTCTACGGTGCCGCCACGTACCTGGGAATCAGAGCCAATGCACACTTTGAGTTTGTGCCCCAGCTCTTTCTCCCGAATGATCGTTTTTTCAACTGCGTCTTTAATCGGAAGATCGATTCGTTGACCATCAAATTTACGCCAACTCATGTTTATTGGATTTATTGGGTAATTTAGTAAATCATCGCTGGATAAAAAGTGTTGCACCAAAACTTAATTTTGGCTTCACGAAGAATTAACAAATTTCCGGCGAATAAGTTAACCTACTTAGCGCAATTTGAAAGCAATAGGTTCCTTTCTTTGCATCTTTTTTCTTTATTTTGTCAATTATACACCGCGCGGGAGATAAGTACCAGCCTATAATCAATAGTGAATGGAATCGCATTTATTTGTATATGGAACCCTGATGATCGGGGTAGAGTCCAGAATGGCCGGATTGCTGCAACGCAACAGCAAATGGCTGGGTTCGGCCTGTATTCCCGGTTTGCTTTACGATCTGGGGCGCTATCCCGGGGCTCAGTGGATTCCCGAGCATCCTCAAAAGGTATATGGGCAGATTTTTTTATTGCATGATCCCGAATTTTTGCTCGTACATTTAGATGAATATGAAGGAATTGATCCTCAGTTTCCCGACGCAGGAGAGTATGTACGCAAGTTGATTCCCGCGTTTTTGGAAGATGAAAACCGGATGGTCAATACCTGGTTTTACCATTTCAATCAACCTTCCAAAAAATTAAAACTGATTGAATCTGGGCGCTATTTGGATTATTATCCGCAGAAGCCGGCGCATCTGGATTTTATTCGGACGGGGTAAGCACACGCGTAAAGATAATTTCACCACAGATGGCCACAGATTCACACAGATTTTATAAATATGACATAAAATCTGTGTGAATCTGTGGCCATCTGTGGTGATAAAATCCGTTACAGGTGAGTTTTAACTTTTTACACACACTCAAAAAAAAACACCGTGAGCATTGCTGCTCACGGCGTTGGCATATTCAATGGTATGATAAAATGTTTGGTTGTTTAGGTGTTTTTTTGTTATTGGATGATCCACATTTTGCCAAATAGGTCGTCGGTTCCGGCATATTGACGGGTCAAGGCTTCAGAAACATTGGTATTGTTGGTGGTAAACTCCCCGGAAGGATATTTAAAACGCATGGGAATTTTACCCTGGTTTCCAACGCCTACCCCGGTCAAAAAAGCGGGAACGCCCGTACGGCGCCAGTTCAGATAAGCTTCCTGACCAGAATTTTGCGCCAAAGTCAGGTATTTTTGCTTAAGAATCTGCTCCAATCCAGTGGTATTGTTTCCTGCGTATTTCACTTTTGCCTGAGCAAGGTAGGCTGCAAAATCTACGGTGATGGTGTAGCTGTTGAACTCGCCCAACTTGGCACCACTTTTTTGAAAATCTACGGCATTGGCACCAGCTTTGAGGCCATAAAAATCCATGGATGCCTGGATACCCTGGTTGTAAAAATCTTCAGCGTTGCCAGTAGCCCAACCGCGGTTGATGCCTTCAGCAATGTTGAAACACAGTTCGGAATACCCAACCTGAGTGATGGGTTCGCCAGTGTAGGTCGAATAAAAACGCTTACGATTGATCAAAGAATAAACCCCTTGCTGTGCTTTGAAAGCCATGTCGTCGAGGTTTTCACCAGAGCTTGCACCTTCAAAAGCATCGAAGGAAGTAGGGCTTACGCCTGCTTTTACCTTCGCTTCTGCTGGCTCGGCCACCAGGAACAAACGAGGATCCTGGAA includes these proteins:
- a CDS encoding M16 family metallopeptidase, encoding MRIWCSLLLCFLGIPFLAKAQMNPVKFERYTLSNGLKVILHEDHSTPIAVVSVLYHVGSKNENPERTGFAHFFEHLLFEGSANVGRGEFDKYLSGAGGQNNANTSQDRTYYYEVLPSNQLPLALWLESERMLHAKIEPKGIETQRQVVKEERRQRIDNQPYGRFLEEMALRLFKTHPYRWTPIGSMEHLDRATESDYVNFYKDFYVPNNAVLTIAGDFNPALIKPMIEKYFSTIPKSTRPIYRPTVVEAPLGKELRDTIYDKVQLPGVFLAYRTPAQTDPDFYALEMLNRLLSGGQSSRIYKALVDEKQVAVAAQSVSLPLEQPGATIILGIANLGAEPSKVEEALDFEIEKVKTALVPETEFQKLRNQLEANLVDENSTLLGIAENLANFEVYYGDANLINTNISRYLKVTREDLQRVAKKYLDKNNRVVLYWLPEQKQ
- the murB gene encoding UDP-N-acetylmuramate dehydrogenase, whose amino-acid sequence is MISLQAYHTFGVNVHAEALIEIDTVDTLLEFIQTQPKRPFFILGGGSNVLFRQDLAAAVLLNRIKGKEVVEADEDTVTICVGGGENWHELVLWTLENNWGGLENLSLIPGTVGAAPIQNIGAYGVELKDSFVGLEAIEMSTGEEMVFSAEDCAFGYRDSYFKREGKGKYFITQVYFNLQKQPQVNTAYGAIQEVLQAAQIEHPTVKDLSDAVVKIRSAKLPDPAVLGNGGSFFKNPEIEPALFIQLQANYPKMPNYPASAGKIKVPAGWLIEQCGWKGQRRGNAGCYEKQALVLVNLGGATGAEIWNLAQEIRASVQMKFGIDLEVEINVL
- a CDS encoding ribonuclease H-like YkuK family protein gives rise to the protein MSWRKFDGQRIDLPIKDAVEKTIIREKELGHKLKVCIGSDSQVRGGTVEYATVIVFLREKKGGFMYIQNSRETRRMSLRERMIFEVSKSIEVAYALCDLLDKYDVELEVHADINTDPHFESNVALKEAMGYIVSMGFEFKAKPDAFASSSCADKVA
- a CDS encoding asparaginase domain-containing protein, with the protein product MVQIFVTGGTFDKEYNYIEGKLYFQDTHLPKMLVTGRCTLDIDVKTLMMIDSLEMTDADRSIIAHNCQRNEHARILITHGTDTIVQTATYLANANIENKTIVLTGAMIPYAFGTSSDGFFNMGSALAFVQMLPPGIYVVMNGRYFNWDNVRKNRKTGNFETIHPE
- a CDS encoding gamma-glutamylcyclotransferase family protein — encoded protein: MESHLFVYGTLMIGVESRMAGLLQRNSKWLGSACIPGLLYDLGRYPGAQWIPEHPQKVYGQIFLLHDPEFLLVHLDEYEGIDPQFPDAGEYVRKLIPAFLEDENRMVNTWFYHFNQPSKKLKLIESGRYLDYYPQKPAHLDFIRTG
- a CDS encoding M16 family metallopeptidase, producing MKKYIIWFICFALGLCLSLSLKAQEDFRKKAPAALPAPKIQLGNYVQNVLPNGLKVIVVENHKLPKVSFQVFVDAPISLEGEYAGVSDMAGALLRSGTKTKTKAQLDEAIDFIGANISSSASGLFGSGLTKHQDKVLALMSDILFNPTFPADEFEKLKKQTLSGLAEAKEDPEAIASNVASVVSYGKIHPYGELPTETTVNKITLEQCQKYYQTYFKPNVSYLIIVGDITPAAALAKATQYFGKWQKGTVAKTPFAAPTPPKSTQVNLVNRDGSVQSVIEITYPIQLKLNQPDYLATIVMNNLLGADASSRFYLNLREDKGYTYGAYSSINPDLEVGSFSASGSFRNSVTDSAIVEFMKEFKLMRDTKASAEELNRVKAVMAGTFAMGLERPQTIARYALNIARYGLPKDYYSTYLERLSKITAENLQAAAQKYLLPENAHIVVVGSQDDVAEKLKTFGPVNYYDNYGNPIKAPSAASNPGGITAEQVIEKYVQAIGGKEKLMTIKDEAVTMEATVQGMPLEMVSLKKEPGKLSISVSVGGNVMQSTVYDGKKGQVTQQGQAAAMSENDLVKSSYDAAIFPELHYSKTGHKLSYKGVEAINGADAHKIVIEDPKGNKETTFFDVKTGYMVKNMEATEAGTTTLEFGDYQAKDGIYFPRKVTITGALPFPLEFSVKSVEWNKGIDDTKFKVE